One window of the Syntrophorhabdaceae bacterium genome contains the following:
- a CDS encoding DUF2905 domain-containing protein: MGKMLIFAGVVLIAMGLAFMFADKIPFLGRLPGDIYIKKERFSFYFPITTSIILSIIFTILFSIFKK, from the coding sequence ATGGGTAAAATGTTGATATTTGCAGGTGTTGTTCTTATCGCCATGGGGCTTGCATTCATGTTTGCGGACAAGATTCCTTTTCTTGGCAGATTACCGGGCGACATTTACATCAAAAAAGAACGGTTCAGTTTTTATTTTCCTATCACCACAAGCATCATCTTGAGTATCATTTTCACGATCCTTTTCTCCATATTTAAAAAATAG
- a CDS encoding cytochrome c3 family protein, with product MRSDSIKIIFVLILLLILFPELTHGASVSADVCLRCHAQYKETHHDGTSCTDCHQDVKTVPHARKLEKPACSSCHKDIPATYEKSVHASSNLKCADCHNVHFPDKDKTECVFCHTTVSHRSLPSEKKHLSVLACVACHARVHEGTVDVTIAVKKGKPFTRSDVDLDNNNVVDKDEWSSLLGLIQKDTYTVDTKYASPGDAHSIKRTAVSCDTCHGEKSLFKRGVLKVSGVASFEVPVLPQLFIPKLPSVEQFKKTVHGKRGVKCADCHTSQARIDDQVCVNCHRQTYDVYKNTSHASSGATVCTDCHNPHSVTPYRELNVTERLNVCARCHQDYLKRHSWLPNAALHFNYLECSTCHSPKSTKSIVFYFGLREGTTNKALTYADLRGLFADASDITSHIDINKDRSITSQELSDFFMELKKKDKKDLAVGSSIIVTKVYHDYSSKGTRERVCATCHSEDAPFYESMYLVIPEKEGAAYVPVKGTTLGALPVSLFTDFSLLGEQKIKGRDITNFFKTRGKSRSDFMRGLGLKWIDVLGIALIGIILLAVIIHILGRIIFRR from the coding sequence ATGAGGTCTGATAGCATCAAGATCATATTTGTCCTCATTCTTCTTCTTATCCTGTTTCCGGAGCTTACCCACGGGGCGAGTGTATCGGCGGATGTATGCTTAAGATGTCACGCTCAGTATAAGGAGACTCATCACGACGGCACCTCCTGCACGGATTGTCACCAGGACGTAAAGACCGTGCCTCACGCAAGAAAGCTCGAGAAACCGGCCTGTTCCTCATGTCATAAGGATATCCCCGCCACGTACGAGAAGAGCGTCCATGCGTCGAGTAATCTTAAGTGTGCGGATTGCCACAACGTACATTTCCCCGACAAAGACAAGACTGAATGCGTCTTTTGCCACACAACAGTCTCGCACAGATCGTTGCCGTCGGAGAAGAAGCATTTAAGCGTACTCGCGTGCGTGGCCTGCCACGCTCGCGTTCATGAGGGCACGGTCGACGTGACGATTGCCGTGAAGAAGGGAAAGCCCTTTACGAGAAGCGACGTGGACCTCGATAACAACAACGTGGTCGATAAGGACGAGTGGAGCAGTCTCTTGGGACTTATTCAGAAGGACACCTACACCGTGGACACCAAATACGCGAGTCCGGGCGACGCGCACAGCATAAAGAGGACAGCGGTATCGTGTGACACCTGCCATGGTGAGAAAAGCCTGTTCAAGAGGGGCGTGCTCAAGGTTTCCGGTGTTGCGTCTTTTGAAGTGCCGGTTTTGCCGCAGCTCTTCATTCCTAAGCTGCCTTCGGTGGAACAATTCAAGAAAACCGTTCATGGTAAACGGGGGGTAAAGTGTGCCGACTGCCATACGTCGCAGGCTCGTATCGATGATCAGGTCTGTGTAAACTGTCATAGACAAACCTACGACGTCTATAAGAACACATCGCACGCTTCATCCGGGGCTACCGTATGCACGGACTGTCACAATCCGCACAGCGTCACCCCATACAGGGAATTGAACGTGACCGAGAGACTCAATGTGTGTGCCAGGTGCCACCAGGATTACCTGAAAAGACACAGCTGGCTTCCCAATGCCGCCCTGCATTTCAATTATCTCGAATGCTCTACGTGTCACAGCCCGAAGTCTACGAAAAGCATCGTCTTCTATTTCGGTTTACGGGAAGGCACTACAAACAAGGCCCTGACCTATGCAGATTTGAGGGGTCTGTTCGCCGACGCGAGCGATATCACATCACACATCGATATAAACAAGGACCGTTCCATTACTTCTCAAGAACTGTCCGATTTCTTCATGGAGCTCAAGAAGAAAGATAAGAAAGATCTCGCTGTGGGAAGCTCGATCATTGTGACAAAGGTGTATCACGATTACTCTTCCAAGGGAACGCGAGAACGGGTATGTGCTACGTGCCACTCAGAGGACGCCCCCTTTTACGAATCCATGTACCTTGTGATTCCTGAAAAAGAGGGAGCGGCATATGTCCCGGTGAAGGGGACAACGCTCGGAGCATTACCCGTCTCCCTGTTCACCGATTTCAGTCTTCTCGGTGAGCAAAAGATAAAGGGACGTGATATCACGAATTTCTTCAAGACGCGGGGTAAATCCCGGTCCGACTTCATGAGAGGCCTCGGTCTCAAGTGGATTGATGTCTTGGGAATTGCACTCATCGGCATTATTCTTCTCGCGGTTATCATACATATTCTTGGAAGGATTATATTCAGGCGATGA
- the queC gene encoding 7-cyano-7-deazaguanine synthase QueC codes for MGQKKKKAVVLLSGGLDSSTTLAIARLEGYETYALTFRYGQRHEREIAAAKTLARNFEVKKHVILDIDLRSFGGSALTDDIPVPKRRRPEEISGHIPVTYVPARNTIFLSFALAWAEVIGAEDIFIGVNALDYSGYPDCRPEYIHAFEQMANLATRAGVEGRSFAIHTPLIDLTKAEIVRQGMALGVDFSKTVTCYDPSASGAACGVCDACILRLKGFQENGLADPAPYQKR; via the coding sequence ATGGGACAGAAGAAAAAGAAGGCGGTTGTTCTCTTGAGCGGCGGGCTCGATTCTTCTACAACCTTAGCCATAGCGCGCCTCGAAGGATATGAAACGTATGCCCTTACCTTCCGTTACGGGCAGCGACACGAACGAGAGATCGCTGCGGCAAAAACGCTCGCCCGAAATTTTGAGGTAAAGAAACATGTAATCCTTGATATCGACTTAAGAAGCTTTGGAGGGTCTGCTCTTACCGACGACATCCCGGTGCCCAAGCGGCGCAGACCCGAGGAAATCTCGGGCCATATTCCCGTAACGTATGTGCCGGCCCGTAACACGATATTCCTCTCTTTCGCGCTTGCCTGGGCTGAAGTCATCGGGGCAGAGGACATTTTCATCGGTGTCAACGCCCTCGATTACAGCGGATATCCTGACTGCAGGCCGGAGTATATCCACGCCTTCGAACAGATGGCCAACCTTGCTACCAGGGCGGGTGTTGAAGGGAGGTCATTCGCCATTCATACGCCGCTCATCGATTTGACAAAGGCTGAGATTGTGAGGCAAGGCATGGCGCTCGGCGTAGATTTTTCCAAGACCGTAACCTGCTACGACCCATCGGCCTCAGGGGCTGCGTGCGGGGTATGCGATGCCTGTATCTTAAGGCTCAAAGGTTTTCAGGAGAACGGGCTCGCCGATCCTGCGCCGTATCAGAAAAGGTAG
- a CDS encoding flavin reductase family protein, which produces MYYDPEKNDHNLPHNPFKSCVVPRPIGWISTVSREGIHNLAPYSQFQNLTYDPPYVMFAANQNTLGRRKDSVVNAEETGEFVYNMATYELRDALNKSAAEVPPGVDEFDLAGLTRAPSVKIKPCRVLESPVQFECVYHETLRLPGRGLMGTADIIIGRVVLIHIKDEAIRPDGRLDIIRIRPLARLGYYDYTTIDSVFEMVIPGRNDALLEGLEGTT; this is translated from the coding sequence ATGTATTACGATCCTGAAAAGAACGATCACAACCTCCCGCACAACCCTTTCAAATCGTGCGTGGTACCCCGGCCCATCGGCTGGATATCGACAGTCAGTCGGGAGGGCATACATAATCTCGCGCCCTACAGCCAGTTTCAAAACCTTACGTATGATCCGCCCTACGTGATGTTCGCAGCCAATCAGAATACGCTCGGCAGACGCAAAGACTCGGTGGTCAACGCAGAAGAAACCGGCGAGTTTGTTTACAATATGGCTACCTATGAACTTCGTGACGCATTGAATAAGTCGGCAGCAGAGGTTCCACCCGGTGTGGACGAATTCGACCTCGCGGGCCTCACCAGGGCGCCCTCAGTAAAGATCAAACCGTGTCGCGTTCTCGAATCTCCGGTGCAGTTCGAATGCGTCTATCATGAGACGCTGAGGCTGCCTGGAAGGGGACTTATGGGCACCGCCGATATTATCATCGGACGCGTCGTGCTCATACACATTAAGGATGAAGCAATCCGTCCTGACGGCCGTCTCGACATAATTCGAATCCGTCCGCTGGCGCGCCTCGGTTACTACGACTATACGACTATTGATTCGGTATTTGAAATGGTCATACCCGGTCGGAATGACGCCCTCCTCGAGGGCCTCGAGGGAACGACCTGA
- a CDS encoding cytochrome b/b6 domain-containing protein, whose translation MKKVSSLYPLPIRIWHWVNALLFVGLAVTGIELRAPGFSLFSQYGTATAVHKYAGFSFIISFLFWLIWGIVTGAMRYYFPRGRDFKEIPHQAAFYLYSIFKGAPNPFSASEREKFNVLQKISYGAVMLILVPAIAITGIMLSDILYFFRSINAIGGLRILDALHVAAAYLLLIFLVVHIYMATLGKTITAYLKNIITGK comes from the coding sequence ATGAAAAAGGTCTCTTCACTCTATCCGCTTCCCATACGAATCTGGCACTGGGTGAATGCTTTGCTCTTTGTGGGTCTCGCGGTAACCGGCATTGAGCTCAGGGCGCCCGGGTTTTCCCTGTTTTCGCAGTATGGGACTGCAACGGCCGTGCATAAGTACGCGGGGTTTTCCTTTATCATCTCATTTTTGTTCTGGCTTATCTGGGGTATAGTGACGGGCGCCATGAGATATTACTTTCCTCGTGGCAGAGACTTCAAGGAGATACCTCATCAGGCGGCGTTCTACCTGTACTCTATCTTTAAGGGTGCGCCAAACCCGTTCTCTGCTTCCGAGAGGGAAAAGTTCAACGTGCTTCAAAAAATATCATACGGTGCGGTCATGCTTATTCTCGTACCGGCTATCGCGATAACGGGTATTATGCTGAGCGATATCCTCTACTTTTTCCGATCCATCAATGCCATAGGAGGACTCAGGATACTCGACGCACTGCACGTAGCAGCCGCATACCTGCTCCTTATCTTTCTTGTGGTCCATATCTACATGGCAACCCTCGGAAAGACGATCACAGCCTATTTGAAGAACATAATAACAGGGAAATGA
- a CDS encoding epoxyqueuosine reductase QueH, with protein sequence MGFTVFTRPDGKNLAVMVKLIGCSMVRENMKGEKRTGNPRNDRQKILMHICCAPCSIYPLKELREQGVDVYGYFFNPNIHPFTEFMRRLATLKDYAQFVALPLDVDTAYDLAAFLRGALDYGKDRCRFCYRMRLEKTFKKAIEHKADAITTTLLYSKYQRHDDIRDIGEELSAEHGIPFLYQDFRVGWKEGVQTSKALNMYRQQYCGCIFSEKERYGGIDAGHG encoded by the coding sequence ATGGGCTTTACCGTGTTCACGCGCCCTGATGGAAAAAACCTTGCCGTAATGGTAAAATTAATTGGGTGCTCTATGGTCCGTGAGAACATGAAGGGGGAAAAGCGTACGGGCAATCCCCGTAATGACCGACAAAAGATCCTCATGCACATTTGCTGCGCGCCATGCAGCATATATCCATTGAAAGAGTTGCGCGAACAAGGAGTAGACGTATACGGATACTTCTTTAATCCGAACATCCATCCCTTCACCGAGTTTATGAGGAGGCTTGCCACGCTCAAGGATTACGCGCAGTTCGTGGCGCTGCCCCTTGACGTGGATACGGCATATGACCTGGCCGCGTTCTTGCGGGGCGCGCTGGATTATGGCAAAGATCGCTGCCGCTTTTGCTACAGAATGCGACTGGAGAAGACATTCAAAAAGGCGATCGAGCACAAGGCCGACGCCATAACCACCACGCTTCTATACAGCAAATACCAACGGCATGATGACATACGCGATATAGGCGAGGAACTTTCAGCCGAGCACGGCATCCCGTTTCTTTACCAGGACTTCAGGGTTGGCTGGAAGGAAGGCGTTCAAACATCTAAAGCCCTCAACATGTATCGACAGCAGTACTGCGGGTGTATATTCAGCGAAAAAGAGCGCTACGGAGGGATCGATGCCGGCCATGGGTAA
- a CDS encoding ABC transporter ATP-binding protein — MMLNTVDIHAGYGRVEVLKGIHIEIGEGEIVCLLGANGAGKSTFLKVISGLIASASGSISFMGRDITRRKPNEIVKAGISHIPEGRQIFATLTVQQNLLLGAYVHGSKKADLDRLYPFVFNLFPILEKRFTGKAGSLSGGEQQMLAIARGIMAQPKLLLLDEPSLGLAPIVVNNIFDILKDLRAKGIPILLVEQNVAAALRIADRAYVVETGKIVGHGKADELLGNDEIRRRYLGM, encoded by the coding sequence ATGATGTTGAATACGGTCGATATTCACGCGGGATATGGCAGGGTCGAGGTGCTTAAAGGCATCCACATCGAGATCGGTGAAGGTGAGATCGTCTGCCTTTTGGGCGCCAACGGCGCGGGCAAATCAACCTTTCTCAAGGTGATCTCGGGCCTCATCGCTTCCGCCAGCGGAAGTATTTCTTTCATGGGCCGGGATATCACACGAAGAAAACCGAACGAGATCGTTAAGGCCGGGATCAGTCATATTCCCGAGGGAAGACAGATATTCGCCACGCTCACCGTTCAGCAGAACCTGCTTCTCGGCGCCTACGTGCATGGGAGCAAGAAGGCCGATCTCGACAGGCTCTACCCCTTTGTCTTCAACCTGTTTCCCATATTGGAGAAGAGATTTACCGGCAAAGCAGGGTCTTTGAGCGGAGGCGAACAGCAGATGCTCGCCATCGCCAGAGGCATTATGGCGCAACCTAAGCTTCTTTTGCTCGATGAGCCGTCTCTTGGACTGGCCCCTATTGTAGTCAATAATATTTTCGACATCCTGAAGGATTTGCGGGCAAAAGGCATCCCCATTCTTCTGGTGGAACAGAATGTTGCGGCAGCCTTGAGAATAGCTGACAGGGCATACGTTGTAGAAACGGGCAAGATCGTGGGGCATGGAAAAGCGGATGAGCTTTTAGGAAACGACGAAATTAGAAGACGATATCTCGGGATGTGA
- a CDS encoding DnaJ domain-containing protein, which yields MDQIDYYEILEIDKEASAQNIKESYRRLAFQYHPDRNDGDTQAVERMKAINEAYAVLSDPEKRARYDGLRQSYGYSAYDRFRQSYTEEDIFRGSDIGQIFEEMARSFGFRGFEDVFRASYGQGFRTFEVGKPGFAARGFIFSGPLFGGGERREMQPISGAFPGLFGKLLKFALKKMTGVEFPEAGKDRYDVMVVSARLADEGGKVTYRDKVRSRQLLVTIPPGIRNGQTIRLKGVGRQGKNGGIPGDLYLRVEIQRPVLQRIRNLFKP from the coding sequence ATGGATCAGATAGATTACTACGAGATTCTTGAGATAGATAAAGAGGCATCTGCTCAAAACATAAAGGAGTCGTATCGCAGGCTCGCCTTCCAGTATCATCCGGACAGAAACGATGGGGACACACAGGCCGTCGAGCGCATGAAGGCGATCAATGAAGCCTATGCCGTGCTTTCCGATCCTGAAAAGCGCGCCCGTTATGATGGGTTGCGTCAATCGTACGGTTATTCCGCTTACGATCGTTTCAGACAGAGCTACACTGAGGAGGACATTTTCAGGGGCTCTGACATCGGTCAGATTTTTGAGGAGATGGCCCGGTCATTTGGTTTTCGCGGGTTCGAGGACGTATTCAGGGCCTCATATGGTCAGGGCTTTCGCACGTTCGAAGTGGGGAAACCCGGATTTGCCGCGCGGGGTTTTATCTTCTCCGGCCCACTGTTTGGCGGTGGCGAGCGCCGTGAAATGCAGCCGATCTCAGGGGCTTTCCCAGGACTTTTCGGTAAGCTGCTCAAGTTCGCCTTGAAAAAGATGACCGGCGTGGAATTTCCCGAAGCCGGCAAGGACCGTTATGATGTAATGGTCGTGAGCGCCCGTCTCGCCGACGAGGGAGGCAAGGTAACGTATAGAGACAAAGTACGGTCAAGACAACTCCTTGTTACGATTCCACCGGGGATACGCAACGGTCAAACGATCCGGTTAAAGGGCGTAGGCCGGCAAGGCAAGAATGGGGGTATACCTGGCGATCTTTATTTAAGAGTGGAGATACAAAGACCGGTTTTGCAAAGAATCAGAAACCTTTTTAAGCCATGA
- a CDS encoding glutamine--tRNA ligase/YqeY domain fusion protein, with amino-acid sequence MGATDASGTTDFIREIIEEENRTSKHGGRVATRFPPEPNGYLHIGHAKSVCLNFGIAAQYGGTCNLRMDDTDPAGESLEFVESIIHDVHWLGFDWADRLFYASDYFDRLYQFAVELIKLGKAYVCSLSADQIREYRGTLTQPGKQSPYRNRTVEENLDMFDRMRAGEFPDGAHVLRAKIDVASPNIVMRDPVIYRIKRAPHYRTDDTWVIYPMYDFAHCLSDSIEMITHSICTLEFENNRPLYDWIVNELIAGERPRQIEFARLNVSYTILSKRKLIELVEKKYVTGWDDPRMPTVAGMRRRGYTPEAIRAFCSVIGVAKNENLVDIALLESCVRDDLNERSPRAMAVLRPLRVVIDNYPDGQTEEFECANHPQKPEMGTRKVPFSKVLYIEQEDFMENPPKKYKRLGPGREVRLRSSYVIKCVDAIKDSASGEVRELHCTYDPLTRNAQPADGRKVEGVIHWVSAEHAVLAEVRLYDRLFQVADPADIGDDLPKYLNPASLEILSACPVEASLKDAAQGNRYQFERLGYFCADAKDSLPGKPVFNRIVALRDSWAKAGQAKS; translated from the coding sequence ATGGGCGCAACAGATGCTTCAGGCACAACTGACTTCATTCGCGAGATTATTGAAGAGGAGAACAGGACGAGTAAGCACGGTGGACGCGTGGCCACACGCTTTCCACCGGAACCCAACGGTTATCTCCATATAGGGCACGCAAAATCGGTCTGCCTCAATTTCGGCATCGCCGCTCAGTATGGCGGCACCTGCAACTTAAGAATGGATGACACGGATCCCGCGGGCGAGTCCCTGGAATTCGTGGAATCGATCATTCATGACGTGCACTGGCTCGGGTTCGATTGGGCCGACCGCTTGTTTTACGCTTCTGATTATTTTGATAGGCTCTATCAGTTTGCTGTTGAACTCATTAAGCTCGGCAAGGCATATGTGTGCAGTCTCAGCGCCGATCAAATCCGCGAGTATCGGGGTACCCTCACCCAACCTGGCAAACAGAGCCCTTACCGGAATCGCACGGTTGAAGAAAACCTGGACATGTTTGACCGCATGCGCGCCGGGGAATTCCCCGACGGCGCCCACGTGCTTAGAGCCAAGATCGATGTGGCGTCACCGAATATCGTCATGCGCGACCCGGTTATCTACCGCATCAAACGGGCCCCTCATTATCGAACGGACGACACGTGGGTCATCTATCCCATGTATGATTTCGCGCATTGCCTTTCCGACTCCATTGAGATGATCACCCATTCGATCTGCACGCTGGAGTTTGAAAACAATCGCCCGCTGTACGATTGGATCGTGAACGAGCTCATCGCCGGGGAGCGTCCGAGACAAATCGAATTCGCCCGCCTTAACGTGAGCTATACGATCTTGAGCAAACGCAAGCTCATCGAGCTCGTGGAAAAGAAGTATGTTACGGGCTGGGATGATCCGAGGATGCCCACGGTAGCCGGTATGAGAAGGCGCGGTTACACACCGGAGGCAATCAGGGCCTTTTGCTCTGTCATCGGCGTGGCCAAGAATGAAAACCTCGTGGATATCGCCCTGCTCGAGAGCTGTGTGCGTGACGACCTGAACGAGCGCTCACCCAGAGCCATGGCGGTTCTTAGACCTCTGCGTGTGGTCATTGACAACTATCCTGACGGACAGACGGAAGAATTTGAATGCGCCAATCATCCGCAGAAACCCGAGATGGGCACACGAAAGGTCCCCTTTTCCAAAGTGCTCTATATCGAGCAAGAGGACTTCATGGAGAACCCGCCCAAAAAATATAAGCGCCTTGGTCCTGGCCGCGAGGTGAGACTGCGCAGTTCTTACGTGATTAAATGCGTGGATGCGATCAAGGATAGCGCGAGCGGAGAGGTTCGCGAGCTGCACTGTACATATGATCCTCTCACGCGAAATGCCCAGCCGGCAGATGGGCGCAAGGTGGAAGGAGTGATTCACTGGGTCTCGGCGGAGCATGCCGTGTTAGCGGAAGTCCGTCTGTATGATCGGCTCTTTCAGGTCGCCGACCCGGCAGATATCGGGGACGACCTCCCTAAATACCTGAATCCGGCCTCACTGGAGATACTGAGCGCCTGCCCTGTGGAGGCAAGTCTTAAGGATGCGGCGCAGGGAAACAGGTACCAGTTTGAGAGACTCGGCTATTTCTGCGCCGACGCCAAAGATTCGCTGCCGGGTAAACCTGTGTTCAATCGTATCGTGGCGCTGCGCGATTCATGGGCCAAGGCCGGCCAGGCAAAATCCTGA
- the queE gene encoding 7-carboxy-7-deazaguanine synthase, producing MSVYTVKEIFYTLQGEGVQTGRPAVFCRFSGCNLWSGRVEDRARALCGFCDTDFVGADGPGGGIFKDARELAHAIVKVPPAGAHSGRNPLVVLTGGEPALQVDRLLVDTLRAKGLEIAIETNGTLPIPQGIDWITVSPKARARLAVVSGNELKLVYPQQGTSPDLYENLDFQHFLLQPEHGPDREKNVRGAIEYCLSHPRWRLSLQTHKILGIP from the coding sequence ATGAGCGTCTATACCGTGAAAGAGATATTCTATACGCTTCAGGGCGAGGGGGTACAAACCGGGAGGCCCGCGGTCTTCTGCAGGTTCTCCGGATGTAACCTCTGGTCGGGGAGAGTCGAAGACCGCGCCCGCGCCCTATGCGGATTCTGCGATACTGACTTCGTGGGCGCAGACGGCCCCGGTGGCGGGATTTTCAAAGATGCCCGTGAACTCGCTCACGCAATCGTCAAAGTGCCGCCCGCGGGCGCGCACTCGGGGCGTAATCCACTTGTGGTGCTCACGGGCGGGGAACCGGCATTGCAGGTCGATCGCCTGCTTGTGGACACGCTCCGCGCAAAGGGATTGGAAATCGCCATAGAAACCAATGGCACCCTGCCCATTCCTCAGGGTATAGACTGGATAACGGTGAGCCCCAAGGCACGTGCCAGGCTTGCTGTTGTGTCCGGCAATGAGTTAAAGCTCGTCTATCCTCAGCAAGGGACTTCCCCTGATCTATACGAGAATCTCGATTTTCAGCACTTCCTGCTGCAGCCCGAGCACGGTCCGGATAGAGAAAAGAACGTGAGGGGCGCCATCGAGTACTGTCTTTCACACCCGCGGTGGCGATTAAGTCTTCAGACGCATAAAATATTGGGCATACCGTAA
- a CDS encoding acetate--CoA ligase family protein, protein MLDALFRPKAVAVVGASAKELNVGNRIIKNLVDFGFTGKIYPINPKVDEIRGVKAYKSILDVPTDVDVVHLPIPAASVPPVIDECGRKGVKFVILNGGGFAETGAQGEAIEQDCMTRAKKHNIRIFGPNCQGIINTAAESRAYCNFTFTKPNPGVVSLIALSGGVAELLHQSLFQMGVGTRMYASNGNACDVSIPEIIKYYGEDEGTQAIVLYVEGLRDPDTFLKVAQKVVAKKPILAMKAGRTEEGARAAASHTGGLAKKDITTDLIFEKAGILCFHDEQELCQAAAVFTTQPLPKGRRVGVITNTGGPSVIATDVLVSGSLTTPPLSEKTRAILTEKLLKEVTVRNPVDVLATANADHFRAALDALMDDDAIDSIYISMVTPFFVDHGAIARQIVEVNRFKRKPIVCTLMTDKEGCAETVNILRKGGVPCYDFPSTAARVLVSLTRYSEIRRRQAGRIKHFHDADRVKAQAIVNKARNIGQARLPADDVYEIMRAYGIPVADWKVAKDAAGALIAAREIGFPVAIKADSQSILHKSEMGAVVTNLSDEAHLAQAIERIGKTCRAPDLRFIIQRHVEGGKEVIVGAKADPELGHLIMFGMGGVYVEVLNDVAFRLAPITDVEAREMILSLKAAPILKGVRGERGVDRERLAEIIERVSQLMIDVPDIREIDLNPVIAFEDRACAVDARIIL, encoded by the coding sequence ATGTTAGACGCCTTATTCAGACCAAAGGCAGTAGCGGTAGTGGGAGCCTCAGCAAAAGAGCTCAATGTGGGCAACAGGATCATCAAGAACCTGGTTGATTTTGGCTTTACCGGAAAGATCTATCCGATTAACCCCAAAGTTGACGAGATACGGGGAGTGAAAGCATATAAATCTATTCTCGACGTTCCAACGGACGTTGATGTAGTGCATCTTCCTATACCGGCTGCCTCCGTGCCCCCGGTGATCGATGAATGCGGCCGGAAGGGGGTTAAATTTGTGATTCTCAATGGCGGGGGATTCGCCGAGACTGGCGCTCAAGGGGAGGCGATTGAGCAGGACTGTATGACCCGGGCTAAGAAACACAATATCAGAATATTCGGCCCCAATTGTCAGGGGATAATCAATACAGCGGCCGAGTCCCGGGCGTACTGCAACTTCACCTTCACCAAGCCCAATCCCGGTGTTGTCTCTCTCATCGCCTTATCCGGCGGTGTGGCCGAACTGTTGCATCAGAGTCTATTCCAGATGGGCGTGGGAACAAGGATGTATGCCTCAAACGGAAACGCTTGCGATGTGTCTATACCGGAAATCATCAAATACTACGGCGAGGACGAGGGGACCCAGGCGATCGTACTCTACGTGGAGGGCCTGCGTGACCCCGACACATTTCTCAAAGTCGCACAAAAGGTTGTAGCCAAAAAGCCAATCCTTGCCATGAAAGCGGGTCGAACTGAAGAGGGCGCCAGGGCCGCAGCATCCCACACGGGCGGCCTTGCGAAGAAGGATATCACGACAGACCTTATCTTTGAAAAGGCCGGTATTCTTTGTTTCCACGATGAGCAGGAGCTCTGTCAGGCAGCAGCGGTATTCACCACGCAGCCATTACCAAAAGGCAGGCGGGTGGGCGTGATAACGAATACCGGGGGGCCTTCCGTCATTGCCACGGACGTGCTCGTCAGCGGCTCTCTTACCACACCGCCTCTTTCTGAGAAGACAAGAGCGATCCTCACAGAAAAGCTTCTTAAGGAGGTGACCGTGCGAAACCCCGTGGACGTGCTCGCCACGGCCAATGCCGACCACTTCAGGGCCGCCCTCGATGCGCTTATGGATGACGATGCTATCGACAGCATTTATATCAGCATGGTCACGCCATTTTTTGTGGATCACGGGGCCATCGCCCGCCAGATCGTGGAGGTGAACAGGTTCAAGAGAAAACCGATCGTCTGTACACTCATGACGGACAAAGAGGGCTGCGCTGAGACCGTGAACATCTTAAGAAAAGGCGGCGTGCCTTGCTATGATTTTCCTTCGACGGCGGCGAGAGTGCTCGTCTCGCTTACCCGCTATAGCGAGATACGCAGAAGGCAGGCCGGCAGAATCAAACATTTTCACGATGCGGATCGGGTGAAGGCACAGGCTATCGTGAATAAGGCGCGAAATATCGGCCAGGCGAGACTTCCAGCCGATGATGTTTACGAAATCATGCGGGCCTACGGGATCCCTGTTGCCGACTGGAAAGTCGCAAAGGATGCAGCGGGTGCGCTGATTGCCGCACGGGAAATAGGATTTCCCGTTGCTATCAAGGCCGATTCCCAAAGCATACTGCATAAGAGTGAGATGGGTGCGGTAGTGACGAATCTGTCCGATGAAGCCCACCTCGCCCAGGCCATAGAAAGGATCGGCAAAACCTGCCGCGCCCCCGATCTGAGATTTATCATTCAAAGGCATGTCGAAGGTGGCAAAGAGGTTATCGTGGGCGCCAAAGCCGATCCGGAACTCGGGCATCTTATCATGTTCGGCATGGGCGGGGTATATGTCGAGGTATTGAACGACGTGGCGTTTAGACTCGCCCCCATCACCGATGTTGAAGCGCGTGAGATGATCCTCTCTTTAAAGGCTGCGCCAATACTCAAAGGGGTACGAGGTGAGCGGGGAGTCGATCGGGAGCGCCTCGCAGAGATTATTGAGCGCGTCTCCCAACTCATGATTGATGTGCCTGACATTCGCGAAATAGACCTCAATCCGGTTATCGCCTTTGAGGACCGTGCCTGCGCTGTCGATGCGAGAATAATATTGTAG